CCGAAAAGGTCAGCGCCTATGAATCGGGCTTCAACCCGTTCGACGACGCGCGGATGAAGTTCGACGTGCGCTTCTACCTGGTCGCGATCCTGTTCATCATCTTCGACCTTGAGGTCGCGTTCCTGTTCCCCTGGGCCGTCAGCCTGCAGGAGATCAGCATGACCGCGTTCTGGTCGATGATGGTCTTTCTGGGCGTGCTGACCGTGGGCTTTGCCTATGAATGGAAGAAGGGGGCACTGGAATGGGCGTGATGGCAGGGGCGAACACCGCCGGACCCGACCGCGAGGTCGCGACGCAGGCGCTGAACCGCGAATTGCAGGACAAGGGCTTCCTGCTGACCTCGACCGAGGACATCATCAACTGGGCCCGCAACGGCAGCCTGCACTGGATGACCTTCGGCCTGGCCTGCTGCGCGGTCGAGATGATGCAGACCTCGATGCCGCGCTACGACCTGGAACGCTTCGGCACCGCGCCGCGCGCATCCCCGCGCCAGTCGGACCTGATGATCGTCGCGGGCACGCTGACCAACAAGATGGCGCCTGCGCTGCGCAAGGTCTATGACCAGATGCCGGAGCCGCGTTACGTCATCAGCATGGGCAGCTGCGCCAATGGCGGCGGCTATTACCATTACAGCTATTCCGTGGTGCGCGGCTGCGACCGGATCGTGCCCGTGGACATCTATGTCCCCGGCTGCCCGCCCACGGCCGAGGCGCTGCTGTATGGCATCCTGCAACTTCAGCGCCGCATCCGGCGCACCGGCACGCTGGTGAGGTGACCATGGCGACCCATATCGACACCGACGCGCTGGAACAGCTGGGCGAGCATATCCGCACCCGCCGCCCCAACGAGGTCGTCGGCACCGAGATGGCCTTTGGCGAGCTGACCGTCACGGCCACCGCCTCGGGCATCCTTGACCTGCTGGATTTCCTGCGCAGCGACAGCTCGTGCCGCTTCTCGACGCTGGTGGACATCACCGCGGTCGATTACCCGTCGCGCGCGCAGCGTTTCGACGTGGTCTGGCATTTCCTGTCCATGTACCAGAACCACCGCATCCGCGTGAAGGTCAGCGTCCGCGAGGACGAGATGCTGCCCACGCTGACCGGCATCTTCCCGGCCGCCAACTGGTTCGAACGCGAGATCTTCGACATGTTCGGGATCATGTTCACCGGCCATCCCGACCTGCGCCGCCTGCTGACGGATTACGGCTTTTCGGGCCATCCGCTGCGCAAGGATTTCCCGACCACCGGCTATGTCGAGGTGCGTTACGACGAGGGCGAAAAGCGCGTCATCTACGAACCCGTCAGGCTGACGCAGGAATACCGCCAATTCGATTTCCTGTCGCCTTGGGAGGGCGTGCAATACGCCCTGCCCGGCGACGAGAAGGGGGCCGCGAAATGATGGACGGCGACATCCGCACCAATGCCTATGACGACGGCAGCGAGGACCTGCTGACCGGCGAACAGCGCATCCGCAACTTCAACATCAACTTCGGCCCGCAACACCCTGCCGCGCATGGCGTGCTGCGCATGGTGCTGGAGCTGGACGGCGAGGTGGTGGAACGCGCCGACCCGCATATCGGCCTGCTGCATCGCGGCACCGAGAAGCTGATGGAAAGCCGCACCTATCTGCAGAACCTGCCCTATTTCGACCGGCTGGACTACGTCTCGCCCATGAACCAGGAACATGCCTGGTGCCTGGCGATCGAGCGTCTGACCGGCACGGTCGTGCCGCGCCGCGCCAGCCTGATCCGGGTGCTCTATTGCGAGATCGGGCGCATCCTGAACCACCTGCTGGGCCTGACCACGGGCGCGCTGGACGTGGGCGCGCTGACGCCGCCGCTCTGGGGGTTCGAGGCGCGCGAGCAGCTGATGATCTTTTATGAGCGGGCCTGCGGGGCGCGTCTGCATGCGGCCTATTTCCGGCCCGGCGGCGTCCATCAGGACCTGCCGCCGGATCTGCTGGACGATATCGAGGCCTGGTGCGACCAGTTTCCCAAGGTGCTGGACGATCTGGACACGCTGCTGACCGAGAACCGGATCTTCAAGCAGCGCCTGGTCGATATCGGCATCGTCACCGAACAGGACGCGCTGGACTGGGGCTTCTCGGGCGTCATGGTGCGCGGATCGGGCATGGCCTGGGACCTGCGCCGCAGCCAGCCCTATGAATGCTATGACGAATTCGACTTCAAGATCCCGGTCGGCACGAATGGCGACTGCTATGACCGCTTCCTGTGCCGGATGCAGGAGATGCGCGAATCGACCAGCATCATGCGTCAGGCGATCACCAAGCTGCGGGCCGAGCCTGCGGGCGACGTGATGGCGCGGGGCAAGATCACCCCGCCCAAGCGCGGCGACATGAAGCGCGACATGGAAAGCCTGATCCATCACTTCAAGCTCTATACCGAGGGCTTCCGGGTGCCGGCGGGCGAGGTCTATGCCGCTGTCGAGGCACCGAAGGGCGAATTCGGCGTCTATCTTGTCAGCGACGGCACCAACAAGCCCTATCGCGCCAAGCTGCGCGCGCCGGGCTTCCTGCACCTTCAATCCATGGACTGGATGTCCAAGGGCCATCTGCTGGCCGACGTCCCGGCCCTGATCGCCACCCAGGATATCGTCTTCGGAGAGGTTGACCGCTGATGCTGCGCCGTCTGCACCCCGTCCAGCCGGACAGTTTCGAATTCACGCCTGCGAACCTGGAATGGGCGCAGGCGCAGATCACCAAGTACCCGGAAGGTCGCCAGCAATCGGCGATCATCCCGATCCTGTGGCGCGCCCAGGAGCAGGAGGGCTGGCTGTCCCGCCCCGCCATCGAATATTGCGCCGCCCTGCTGGGGATGGCCTATATCCGGGCGCTGGAGGTGGCGACGTTCTACTTCATGTTCCAGCTGCAACCCGTTGGAACCGTGGCCAATATCCAGATCTGCGGCACCACGACCTGCATGATCTGCGGGGCCGAGGACCTGGTCGCCGTCTGCAAGCGCAAGATCGCGCCCACGCCGCATACCCTGTCGGCCGACGGCAAGTTCAGCTGGGAGGAGGTCGAGTGCCTGGGCGCCTGCGCCAATGCGCCCATGGCCCAGATCGGCAAGGACTATTACGAGGATCTGACGCCCGAGAGCCTGGAGGCCCTGATCGACCGCATGTCCGCGGGGGAGGTGCCGCTGCCCGGATCGCAGACGGGGCGCTTCGCCTCGGAACCCGCGGCGGCGCTGACCAGCCTGGCCGATCTGAAGGGCCAGGAGGGCCACAATGCCAGCGTTCAGCTGGCCGCCGATCTGGGCGAGACGCTCAAGCGCATCGACGGGACCGAGGCGCCGATCCTGACCAAATGGCGCCGCAAGCCCGAGGCCGCGATCGACGACCAAACCGGCCGCGACACCGCCCCGGAGCACGAGCCGCGCCCGTCGGATGACGTGCCGGTCGACGACACCGGCGTGACCGAGCAGGAGGCGCAGGCCAGCTCCGCCGCCCGCCCGGTCTCCAAGCGCGAGCCTGAGGGCGTGCGCGAGGAGGAGGCCGAGGCCCAGAAGGACGACACCGGAAAGACCGACTGAGACGCAAGCAGAGGAAAGGCCAGCCCATGACAGGTTCCACCCGAATGACCGGAGCAGTCGCCGCACTGCTGGTCCTTCTGGGCCTTGGCCTGTTCGGCCAGGTGGGATGGCTGGCGGCCATCGTGCTGGCGGCGATCACAGGGCTGCTGCTGGGCGGGATGCTGCACTGGCTGGTCGATCAGGGCAGCCCGGCGATGGACGGATCCGCATGGGACCCGCGCCCGGCCATGGCCGATCCCGTCGCGGAGGCGGCGCCGCAGCCGGTCGCGACGCCCAAGGCCTCGGGCGATCTGGTCGCGCCGGATGCGGGGGGTGATCGGGCGCTGCCGCCTGCCGGGCGCAGCATCTATCCCGATCCCGCGCCCCGGCCCGACGACCTGCGGGCCATCAAGGGCATCGGGGTCAAGGTCGAACAGGCGCTGCTGGATGCGGGGATCACCCGCTATGACCAGATCGCCGCCTGGACCGATGCCGAGATCGATGCCATGGCCGCCCGCATCGGGCGCGCGGTGGGGCGGATCCGCAATGACGATTGGGTGGGGCAGGCGCGCGACCTGGCCGCCCGGCGGGGGCAGGGCTGATGGCCGATCCCGCACAGGATGCCCGCCAGATGCGGCTGGTCGCCATCGTGATCGTGGCGACCATGGTCATCTGGCTCGCCATTCAGGCGATCGGGCGGGAATATGACTGGGCGGCGGAATGGGCCTTTCTGGCCGACCTTGCCGCCATGGGCGCTTTTGTCTGGTCGCTGATCGTGACCTGGCGTATCTGGCGGCGCAGGAATGCGTGACGGCAGGAATAAAGGATTGTTCGGATGCTGAAAGACCAGGATCGCATTTTCACCAACCTCTACGGGATGGGCGACCGCAGCCTGGCCGGCGCGCAGAAGCGCGGCCACTGGGACGGCACGTCCGACATCATCGGCCGGGGCCGCGACAAGATCATCGAGCAGGTCAAGGCCTCGGGCCTGCGCGGGCGCGGGGGCGCGGGCTTTCCGACCGGCCTGAAATGGTCCTTCATGCCCAAGGAATCGGATGGGCGGCCCAGCTATCTGGTGATCAATGCCGACGAATCCGAACCCGCGACCTGCAAGGACCGCGAGATCATGCGCCATGATCCGCATACCCTGATCGAGGGTGCGCTGATCGCCAGCTTCGCGATGAACGCGCATGTCTGCTACATCTATCTGCGCGGCGAATACATCCGCGAGAAGGAGGCCCTGCAGGCCGCAATCGACGAATGCTATGATGCGGGCCTGCTGGGCGCGAACGCTGCGGGCTCGGGATGGGATTTCGACCTCTATCTGCATCACGGCGCCGGTGCCTATATCTGCGGCGAGGAAACGGCGCTGCTGGAAAGCCTGGAGGGCAAGAAGGGCATGCCGCGCATGAAGCCGCCCTTCCCGGCGGGCGCGGGCCTCTATGGCTGCCCGACCACGGTGAACAATGTCGAATCCATCGCCGTGGTGCCCACGATCCTGCGCCGCGGGGCGGAATGGTTTGCGGGTTTTGGCCGTCCGAACAATGCGGGCGTCAAGCTGTTCGGCCTGACGGGCCACCTGAACGCGCCCTGCGTGGTCGAGGAGGCCATGTCCATCCCCATGCGCGAGCTGATCGAGAAACATGGCGGCGGCGTGCGCGGCGGCTGGAAGAACCTCAAGGCGGTGATCCCCGGCGGCGCCTCCTGTCCAGTCCTGACGGCCGAACAGTGCGAGAATGCCATTATGGATTACGACGGCATGCGCGAGCTGCGGTCCTCCTTCGGCACGGGCTGCATGATCGTGATGGATCAGTCCACCGACATCATCAAGGCGATCTGGCGCCTGTCGGCCTTCTTCAAGCATGAAAGCTGCGGCCAGTGCACCCCCTGCCGCGAGGGCACGGGCTGGATGATGCGCGTCATGCACCGCCTGGTCACCGGCGAGGCCGAGGTCGAGGAGATCGACATGCTGCTGGACGTGACCAAGCAGGTCGAGGGTCACACCATCTGCGCCTTGGGCGATGCGGCCGCCTGGCCGATCCAGGGCCTGATCCGCAACTTCCGGGGCGAGATCGAGGACCGGCTGAAGGCCAAGAAGACCGGCCGCATGGGCGCGCTGGCGGCGGAATGATCAACAGGGCGGCATATCACGGGGCGCTGACGCGCTCGTGTCGGGCGAAGGCCCGCGCCGGTGATTATGTGGGGACACATGATCACCGAAAGGACAATGCCATGAAACGCCCTCTTTTCGCCGCCCTGGCCCTGGCGCTGCTGTCGGGCCCGGCGCTTGCGCGCGAGCCCTTGAACCAGAACGACTACATCAACGACCGGCTGGTCCAGGCCCGCGTGGCCGACGTGCTGCGCCGGGGCTGCCCCAGCATCGACGCGCGGCTGGTGCGCGCCTTATCCGAGGCCCGCGCGCTGAAGCGCCACGCCCAGCAGCAGGGCTATAGCGATGCCGAGATCGACGCCTTCCTCGACAGCCGCGAGGAGCGTCAGCGGATCTATCGCCAGGCCGACCGCTACATGGTCGAGAACGGCGTCGTGAACGGGCAGCCGGAAACCTTTTGCCGCCTCGGGCGGGACGAAATCGCACGGCAGACGGTCGCCGGATCGCTGCTGAACGCCAGATAAGGAAGTCAGTCATGGCAGAACTGCGGACAATCAGGATCGACGGCAAGGATATCGAGGTCGATCCCAACCTGACCCTGATCCAGGCCTGCGAGCAGGCCGGGATCGAGATCCCGCGGTTCTGCTATCACGAGCGCCTGTCCATCGCGGGCAATTGCCGCATGTGCCTGGTCGAGGTGGTGGGCGGCCCGCCCAAGCCCGCAGCCTCCTGCGCGATGCAGGTCAAGGACCTGCGCCCCGGCCCGGAGGGCGCGCCGTCCGAGATCCGCACCAACAGCCCGATGGTCAAGAAGGCCCGCGAAGGCGTGATGGAGTTCCTGCTGATCAACCATCCGCTGGACTGCCCGATCTGCGACCAAGGAGGCGAATGCGATCTGCAGGACCAGGCGATGGCTTACGGCGTCGATTTCAGTCGCTATCGCGAACCCAAGCGCGCCTCGGAGGAGCTGAACCTGGGGCCGCTGGTGGAAACCCACATGACGCGCTGCATCAGCTGCACCCGCTGCGTGCGCTTCACGACCGAGGTCGCGGGCATCACCCAGATGGGCCAAACCGGCCGCGGCGAGGACAGCGAGATCACCTCCTATCTGAACCAGACGCTGGCCTCGAACCTGCAGGGCAACATCATCGACCTCTGCCCGGTGGGGGCGCTGGTGTCGAAACCCTATGCCTTCACCGCCCGCCCGTGGGAGCTGACCAAGACCGAGACCATCGACGTGATGGACGCGCTTGGCAGCGCGATCCGCGTGGACACCAAGGGGCGCGAGGTCATGCGCATCCTGCCGCGCAACCATGACGGCGTGAACGAGGAATGGATCAGCGACAAGACGCGCTTTGTCTGGGACGGGCTGCGCCGCCAGCGCCTGGACCAGCCCTATCTGCGCGAGAACGGCCGCCTGCGTCCCGCCAGCTGGCCCGAGGCCCTGTCGGCCGCCGCCGCCGCGATGCGGGGCGGCAAGGTCGCGGGGCTGGTCGGCGACCTGGCCTCGGTCGAATCGGCCTTCAGCCTGAAGACCCTGATCGAGGCTCTGGGCGGGTCGGTCGAATGCCGCACCGACGGCGCGCATCTGCCGGCGGGCAACCGCTCGGGCTATGTCGGCAATGCCGCCATCGCGGATATCGACGATGCGGCGCGGATCGTGCTGATCGGGACCAACCCGCGCGATGAGGCGCCGGTGCTGAATGCCCGCATCCGCCGGGCCTGGGCGCGCGGCGCGCAGGTGACGCTGGTGGGGGCCGCCGCGGACCTGACCTATGACTATCACCATGCCGGGGCGGATCGCGCCGCCCTGTCGCGCCTGCTGGACGAGGCCGAGGCCCAGGACAAACCGGGCCTGGTCATCGTCGGACAGGGCGCGCTGCGCGAGGCCGACGGCGCCGCCGTCCTGGCCGAGGCGCAGGCCCTGGCCGAGGCGACCGGCGCGCGCCTGCTGGTCCTGCACCTGGCCGCGGGCCGCGTGGGGGCGATGGATGTGGGCGCGGTCACCGAAGGCGGGCTCGGCGCCGCGATCGAGGGGGCCGATGTCATCTTCAACCTGGGCGCCGACGAGGTCGAGATCGCGCCGGGCGCGACGGTGATCTATCAGGGCAGCCATGGCGACCGGGGCGCGCATCGCGCCGACATCATCCTGCCCGCCGCCTGCTATACCGAGGAGATGGGCCTCTTCGTGAACACCGAGGGCCGTCCCCAGCTGGCCATGCGCGCCAATTTCGCGCCGGGCGAGGCCAAGGAGAACTGGGCCATCCTGCGCGCCCTGTCGGCCGAACTGGGCCAGACCCTGCCGTGGGACAGCATCGCCCAGCTGCGCCGCAAGCTGGTCGAGGCCGTGCCGCATCTGGCCCGCATCGACCAGATCGCCGAATCGGACTGGCAGCCGCTGCCGCGCGCCGAACTGGGCCGGGCGGATTTCGTGAACCCGATCCGCGATTTCTACCTGACCAACCCGATCGCGCGCTGCTCGCCGCTGATGGGGGATTTGTCGCGCATGGCCGCGGCGCGCCACGCGCCCGCGCTGGCCGCGGAATAGGCGCCATGGCGGGGGTGCTGCGCCAGCTTAGCCGGGCCGCCGTTCTGGGGGCGGGCCTGACCGTGGCCGCCTGCCAGACGGCCGAGCCGCCCAGTGACCGGCCGCGCGCCAAGCCCGACCAGGTGACGGCCCGCGTGGCCGGGACCAAGGGGCTGGGCCAGGCGCGAATCTCGACCCGCTCGGGCGAGATCCTGATTCTGGAGGAGGACGGATCCGTCACCACGATGGATCTGGACAGCCCCGGCGGGCGCGACGCCTTCCGCGTGACCGAGGCCGATCTGGCCGCGCTGAACGCGAATCTGGACCTGGATTTCGGCGGCATCGTCGCGGCGAACCGCCCGCGCAGGCCCTCGGCGCAGGAACAGGCGCTGGCGGCATTCGCCGCGCGCAGCCAGCCTGCGTTGCCCAAGGCCGTCGCGGGCCAGGAGATCGACCCCGAGACCTTCATCGCCGCCAAGGTCGAGCCGCTGAACCGTGGCAGCCGTGCCGATATTGTCGAGGTGACCGCCAATCTTCGTCGGGGGGTGGACGCCGATCTGGCGTTCTCGTATGCCACCTGCGCATTGGCCGGGTGGGCCAAGGACAATGGAAGCCCCTATGGCCGCCACATCCGCACCTTGTCGGCGGAACGGAACGGCAAGCTGCTGATCGGATCGGCCTTCCTGTTGTCGGATAGCAGGCCGATGGGGCTGCGGGTGATGGAAACGGATGAGACCCTGCGCGAATGCAGGGCACGCGGCATTCCCGCGGCGTAGGGCAAAGGGACAGGCAATGGCTGAATTCTGGACATCTTCCTGGGGCATCGCGCTGATCCTGCTGGCGCAGGGCCTGGCGATCATCGCCTTCGTGATGCTGTCGCTGGTCTACATGGTCTATGGCGACCGCAAGATCTGGGCGGCGGTGCAGATGCGCCGCGGCCCGAACGTG
Above is a genomic segment from Paracoccus aestuarii containing:
- a CDS encoding NADH-quinone oxidoreductase subunit A is translated as MENLLQAYLPILVFAGMASALALILLLSAFVIAVRNPDPEKVSAYESGFNPFDDARMKFDVRFYLVAILFIIFDLEVAFLFPWAVSLQEISMTAFWSMMVFLGVLTVGFAYEWKKGALEWA
- a CDS encoding NuoB/complex I 20 kDa subunit family protein — protein: MGVMAGANTAGPDREVATQALNRELQDKGFLLTSTEDIINWARNGSLHWMTFGLACCAVEMMQTSMPRYDLERFGTAPRASPRQSDLMIVAGTLTNKMAPALRKVYDQMPEPRYVISMGSCANGGGYYHYSYSVVRGCDRIVPVDIYVPGCPPTAEALLYGILQLQRRIRRTGTLVR
- a CDS encoding NADH-quinone oxidoreductase subunit C, with protein sequence MATHIDTDALEQLGEHIRTRRPNEVVGTEMAFGELTVTATASGILDLLDFLRSDSSCRFSTLVDITAVDYPSRAQRFDVVWHFLSMYQNHRIRVKVSVREDEMLPTLTGIFPAANWFEREIFDMFGIMFTGHPDLRRLLTDYGFSGHPLRKDFPTTGYVEVRYDEGEKRVIYEPVRLTQEYRQFDFLSPWEGVQYALPGDEKGAAK
- a CDS encoding NADH-quinone oxidoreductase subunit D; translation: MMDGDIRTNAYDDGSEDLLTGEQRIRNFNINFGPQHPAAHGVLRMVLELDGEVVERADPHIGLLHRGTEKLMESRTYLQNLPYFDRLDYVSPMNQEHAWCLAIERLTGTVVPRRASLIRVLYCEIGRILNHLLGLTTGALDVGALTPPLWGFEAREQLMIFYERACGARLHAAYFRPGGVHQDLPPDLLDDIEAWCDQFPKVLDDLDTLLTENRIFKQRLVDIGIVTEQDALDWGFSGVMVRGSGMAWDLRRSQPYECYDEFDFKIPVGTNGDCYDRFLCRMQEMRESTSIMRQAITKLRAEPAGDVMARGKITPPKRGDMKRDMESLIHHFKLYTEGFRVPAGEVYAAVEAPKGEFGVYLVSDGTNKPYRAKLRAPGFLHLQSMDWMSKGHLLADVPALIATQDIVFGEVDR
- the nuoE gene encoding NADH-quinone oxidoreductase subunit NuoE, with the protein product MLRRLHPVQPDSFEFTPANLEWAQAQITKYPEGRQQSAIIPILWRAQEQEGWLSRPAIEYCAALLGMAYIRALEVATFYFMFQLQPVGTVANIQICGTTTCMICGAEDLVAVCKRKIAPTPHTLSADGKFSWEEVECLGACANAPMAQIGKDYYEDLTPESLEALIDRMSAGEVPLPGSQTGRFASEPAAALTSLADLKGQEGHNASVQLAADLGETLKRIDGTEAPILTKWRRKPEAAIDDQTGRDTAPEHEPRPSDDVPVDDTGVTEQEAQASSAARPVSKREPEGVREEEAEAQKDDTGKTD
- a CDS encoding DUF5337 domain-containing protein, with the protein product MADPAQDARQMRLVAIVIVATMVIWLAIQAIGREYDWAAEWAFLADLAAMGAFVWSLIVTWRIWRRRNA
- the nuoF gene encoding NADH-quinone oxidoreductase subunit NuoF yields the protein MLKDQDRIFTNLYGMGDRSLAGAQKRGHWDGTSDIIGRGRDKIIEQVKASGLRGRGGAGFPTGLKWSFMPKESDGRPSYLVINADESEPATCKDREIMRHDPHTLIEGALIASFAMNAHVCYIYLRGEYIREKEALQAAIDECYDAGLLGANAAGSGWDFDLYLHHGAGAYICGEETALLESLEGKKGMPRMKPPFPAGAGLYGCPTTVNNVESIAVVPTILRRGAEWFAGFGRPNNAGVKLFGLTGHLNAPCVVEEAMSIPMRELIEKHGGGVRGGWKNLKAVIPGGASCPVLTAEQCENAIMDYDGMRELRSSFGTGCMIVMDQSTDIIKAIWRLSAFFKHESCGQCTPCREGTGWMMRVMHRLVTGEAEVEEIDMLLDVTKQVEGHTICALGDAAAWPIQGLIRNFRGEIEDRLKAKKTGRMGALAAE
- a CDS encoding DUF5333 domain-containing protein, translating into MKRPLFAALALALLSGPALAREPLNQNDYINDRLVQARVADVLRRGCPSIDARLVRALSEARALKRHAQQQGYSDAEIDAFLDSREERQRIYRQADRYMVENGVVNGQPETFCRLGRDEIARQTVAGSLLNAR
- the nuoG gene encoding NADH-quinone oxidoreductase subunit NuoG: MAELRTIRIDGKDIEVDPNLTLIQACEQAGIEIPRFCYHERLSIAGNCRMCLVEVVGGPPKPAASCAMQVKDLRPGPEGAPSEIRTNSPMVKKAREGVMEFLLINHPLDCPICDQGGECDLQDQAMAYGVDFSRYREPKRASEELNLGPLVETHMTRCISCTRCVRFTTEVAGITQMGQTGRGEDSEITSYLNQTLASNLQGNIIDLCPVGALVSKPYAFTARPWELTKTETIDVMDALGSAIRVDTKGREVMRILPRNHDGVNEEWISDKTRFVWDGLRRQRLDQPYLRENGRLRPASWPEALSAAAAAMRGGKVAGLVGDLASVESAFSLKTLIEALGGSVECRTDGAHLPAGNRSGYVGNAAIADIDDAARIVLIGTNPRDEAPVLNARIRRAWARGAQVTLVGAAADLTYDYHHAGADRAALSRLLDEAEAQDKPGLVIVGQGALREADGAAVLAEAQALAEATGARLLVLHLAAGRVGAMDVGAVTEGGLGAAIEGADVIFNLGADEVEIAPGATVIYQGSHGDRGAHRADIILPAACYTEEMGLFVNTEGRPQLAMRANFAPGEAKENWAILRALSAELGQTLPWDSIAQLRRKLVEAVPHLARIDQIAESDWQPLPRAELGRADFVNPIRDFYLTNPIARCSPLMGDLSRMAAARHAPALAAE